Proteins from a single region of Chloroherpeton thalassium ATCC 35110:
- a CDS encoding NAD(P)/FAD-dependent oxidoreductase yields MKRILVLGGGIGGVEAAISLAKEFKKKSGYSIELISDKSTLFIYPLSIWIPVGKRTPQDISMPLDEIAKLRGFQFRQEKVERILSKENKVITDKGEHQYDYLVVAMGGDKMRPKGIEHTLSVCGGGEESLKIRDRFYELIKNGGGTIACGFSGNPKDKTGVRGGPVFEVLFNIDFYLREKNVRDKFKLVFFSPSQEAGKRLGGPGLKALQGLFMQRQIEPIFGKKITAFQPNGILFEDGHLLETNLTLFTPGMNGHPVFKNTDLPLTEAGFIPINDFCQADPMDDSCHFEDIDNCYVIGDSTYFAGPEWRAKQGHLAEAMARVVARNIFLKESGQIQTETFSEHLNILCVMDLGKEAAFIFRDDKRAMAPIGAWAHWAKVAWEKYYKLNKRGKLPNAPL; encoded by the coding sequence ATGAAACGAATTTTAGTTTTAGGCGGTGGAATTGGTGGCGTAGAAGCTGCTATTTCGCTGGCAAAGGAGTTCAAAAAAAAGAGTGGCTACAGCATCGAACTGATTTCTGACAAGTCCACCTTGTTCATTTATCCGCTTTCCATTTGGATTCCAGTTGGTAAGCGAACGCCTCAAGACATTTCGATGCCGCTGGATGAAATCGCGAAATTGCGCGGTTTTCAATTTCGCCAAGAAAAAGTTGAGCGGATTTTGTCGAAGGAAAATAAGGTGATCACAGACAAGGGCGAGCACCAATACGATTATTTGGTGGTTGCAATGGGTGGCGATAAAATGCGCCCCAAAGGAATTGAGCACACGCTTTCGGTGTGCGGTGGCGGGGAAGAATCTCTGAAAATCCGCGACCGATTTTATGAGCTCATCAAAAATGGCGGCGGCACAATTGCCTGTGGATTTTCAGGCAACCCGAAGGATAAAACAGGCGTGCGCGGCGGCCCTGTTTTTGAAGTGCTCTTCAACATTGATTTCTATCTGCGTGAAAAAAACGTTCGCGACAAATTCAAGCTTGTTTTTTTCAGTCCGTCGCAAGAAGCCGGCAAGCGTTTGGGCGGCCCTGGATTAAAAGCGCTGCAAGGGCTTTTCATGCAGCGGCAAATTGAACCCATTTTTGGCAAAAAAATTACCGCGTTTCAGCCAAACGGTATTCTTTTTGAAGACGGCCACTTGCTTGAAACAAACTTAACCCTTTTCACGCCAGGCATGAATGGACATCCCGTATTTAAAAACACCGATTTGCCACTGACTGAAGCTGGCTTTATTCCGATTAATGATTTTTGCCAGGCCGACCCGATGGATGACAGCTGTCACTTTGAGGACATCGATAATTGCTATGTGATTGGGGATAGCACCTATTTTGCTGGACCAGAATGGCGTGCGAAACAAGGGCATTTGGCTGAAGCCATGGCCAGAGTGGTCGCGAGAAATATTTTCTTGAAAGAATCGGGGCAAATTCAAACGGAAACCTTCAGCGAGCATTTGAACATTCTCTGCGTGATGGATTTGGGAAAAGAAGCGGCCTTTATTTTTCGTGATGATAAGCGCGCAATGGCGCCTATTGGTGCTTGGGCGCACTGGGCTAAAGTTGCATGGGAAAAATATTATAAGCTGAATAAGCGCGGCAAATTGCCAAACGCGCCACTTTAA
- the def gene encoding peptide deformylase, with protein MSILPVYTLGEPVLNKVAKPLKGVDAEMKQFIEDMFETMYNADGIGLAAPQVGKSLRLLVVDVSVMEDYQDEKPLVVINPQILETKGLSTMEEGCLSVPGVHEEVTRPKQITLKYRDADFVERVEIYDGMMARVLQHEIEHLQGNLFIDNLDAKTRRLHREELDAIKNGEVETAYLVAKKLKTV; from the coding sequence ATGTCAATATTACCGGTTTACACGTTAGGAGAACCTGTTTTAAATAAAGTGGCCAAGCCGTTGAAAGGCGTCGACGCGGAAATGAAGCAGTTCATCGAGGACATGTTTGAAACCATGTATAATGCCGATGGCATTGGATTGGCTGCGCCTCAAGTTGGCAAATCGCTCCGGTTGCTCGTGGTAGATGTGTCTGTCATGGAAGATTACCAGGATGAGAAGCCTTTGGTTGTGATTAATCCGCAAATTTTAGAGACAAAAGGTCTTAGCACGATGGAAGAAGGGTGCTTAAGTGTGCCAGGCGTTCATGAAGAAGTCACGCGGCCAAAACAGATCACGCTGAAATATAGAGATGCGGATTTTGTCGAGCGTGTTGAAATCTACGATGGCATGATGGCTCGCGTTTTGCAACATGAAATTGAGCATTTGCAAGGAAATCTGTTTATCGACAACCTTGATGCGAAAACTCGCCGCTTGCACCGTGAAGAGCTTGACGCTATTAAAAACGGCGAGGTAGAAACCGCCTATCTTGTGGCCAAGAAACTCAAAACTGTTTAG
- a CDS encoding mechanosensitive ion channel family protein yields the protein MKRYFFLILCAIFLLPKAHAQNIHPIGKNTEAITGSDSTRLLALDSLPQPDSLAILLADSLRQADSLAKLSENAEKEQDTTVVFITSSAAEDSLALQALSDTTSKTIPKGTPVDVKGKRLFTLYTSLGDFPPEERAARVVRLVEKLIDSEQPIDSIKVINGTKLTTIRIGDQVIVSFTDGDAEYQNLSRLEYAEEKAIELKDFIASYREESDFYQVLLKLGLAVLTLVALSFIWKYINNFFHFITHQISEIKDRFIPSIRIKNIEIISSDKLAESLIYLNRFLSILIKISLVYAYLTFLFSLFIWTRDLSQKLIDFAITPFREVFGSLVSYVPNLLTIGIIIFCFHYIIKFSNLIFGNIAKGELKISGFYQEWADPTRKIVNFFIVLFAIILIYPYSPIANSQAAQGISIFLGILFSLGSSSAISNMIASLLLNYTRTFKIGDRIKVDNIIGDIVEKTLLVTKIRTIKNEEVSLPNSTVMGANIINYSEAVRRGSALILYAEVTLGYDVPWRKVHELLIEAAKKTERVLNEPAPYVLQLGLGDYYPTYQINVHTKDPKRSTSTLSALYANIQDAFNEAGIEILSPAYQVHRLDNNSTLPAKYLPESYSPPPIKIKLDKDAQG from the coding sequence ATGAAACGATATTTCTTTTTGATTTTGTGTGCCATTTTTTTGCTGCCAAAAGCTCATGCACAAAATATTCATCCAATTGGCAAAAACACCGAAGCGATTACCGGAAGCGACTCTACGCGCCTGCTTGCGCTGGATTCATTGCCTCAGCCCGATTCGCTCGCGATTCTTCTGGCTGATTCTTTGCGACAAGCTGATTCGCTTGCCAAACTTTCGGAAAATGCCGAGAAAGAACAAGATACAACCGTCGTTTTTATCACCTCGTCCGCAGCTGAAGACTCGTTAGCCTTGCAAGCGCTTTCCGACACCACAAGCAAAACGATCCCAAAAGGCACGCCCGTTGATGTTAAAGGAAAGCGGCTTTTTACACTTTATACGTCCCTGGGCGATTTTCCGCCCGAAGAACGCGCCGCACGAGTAGTTAGGCTGGTTGAAAAACTCATAGATTCCGAGCAACCTATCGATTCCATTAAAGTTATTAACGGCACAAAGCTCACGACCATCCGCATCGGGGATCAGGTTATTGTTTCTTTTACCGACGGCGATGCTGAATACCAAAATCTTTCCAGGTTGGAATATGCAGAGGAAAAAGCCATCGAGCTGAAAGATTTCATTGCGTCGTATCGTGAGGAATCCGATTTCTACCAAGTGCTGCTTAAGCTTGGGCTGGCGGTTTTAACACTTGTGGCGTTGTCGTTTATTTGGAAATACATCAACAATTTTTTCCATTTTATTACGCATCAAATTTCCGAAATAAAAGATCGTTTTATTCCATCTATTCGCATTAAAAACATTGAAATTATTTCATCCGATAAGCTCGCTGAATCACTTATTTATTTGAATCGATTCCTGAGTATTCTTATCAAGATTTCATTAGTCTATGCTTATTTAACCTTTCTTTTTAGCCTTTTTATTTGGACAAGAGACCTTTCACAAAAACTCATCGATTTTGCCATTACGCCCTTTCGCGAAGTTTTTGGAAGCCTTGTTTCTTATGTTCCCAATCTTCTTACAATTGGGATCATCATTTTCTGCTTTCATTACATCATTAAATTTTCCAACCTTATTTTTGGAAACATTGCAAAAGGCGAGCTTAAAATCTCCGGTTTTTATCAAGAATGGGCTGATCCTACACGAAAAATCGTCAATTTTTTCATTGTTTTATTCGCGATCATTTTGATTTACCCTTACTCGCCAATTGCAAATTCTCAGGCGGCACAAGGCATTTCTATTTTTCTCGGCATTCTTTTTTCACTTGGCTCAAGCTCCGCTATTAGCAATATGATTGCCAGTTTACTGTTGAATTATACCCGTACTTTTAAAATTGGCGATCGAATTAAAGTCGATAATATTATCGGCGACATTGTCGAAAAAACACTGCTGGTTACGAAAATTAGAACCATTAAAAATGAAGAAGTTTCGCTGCCAAACTCTACGGTGATGGGAGCTAATATCATCAATTATTCTGAAGCGGTTCGACGCGGCAGCGCCTTGATCCTTTACGCTGAAGTGACCCTTGGCTACGATGTGCCTTGGCGAAAAGTCCACGAATTGCTCATTGAAGCGGCGAAAAAAACCGAGCGTGTGCTTAACGAACCCGCGCCTTACGTTTTGCAACTTGGACTCGGAGATTACTATCCGACCTATCAAATTAATGTTCACACAAAAGATCCAAAGCGAAGCACATCAACGCTTTCCGCCCTTTATGCGAACATTCAAGATGCGTTTAACGAAGCCGGCATCGAAATTCTTTCGCCGGCCTATCAAGTTCATCGATTGGACAACAACTCAACGTTGCCGGCAAAATATTTGCCGGAAAGCTACTCGCCGCCACCCATCAAAATCAAACTGGATAAAGACGCACAAGGATAA
- a CDS encoding mechanosensitive ion channel family protein, with the protein MGTLQYQLLYSFLVLCLLIILNYLIDSKIKNTNFKYHLKQTRGIGIRKFLKATSVLLFVLALIIVWGLNPDNLWVVGSTVISFIGIGFFASWSFLSNIFAAFILFFTSPFKIGDYISFKESSEDMFGKVHDMTLVYVFIKKDEGGTICIPNNVILQRTVIKYSAKEHFQRINAKSSGEKESDGKE; encoded by the coding sequence ATGGGCACGCTTCAGTATCAGCTTTTATATAGCTTTTTGGTTCTTTGTCTACTGATTATTCTGAATTATTTGATCGACTCTAAAATCAAGAACACCAATTTTAAGTATCACCTAAAGCAAACGCGTGGAATTGGGATCAGGAAATTCTTGAAAGCCACTTCCGTTTTGCTGTTTGTTCTGGCTTTAATCATTGTTTGGGGCTTAAATCCCGATAATCTCTGGGTGGTCGGTAGCACGGTAATTAGTTTTATCGGAATTGGCTTTTTTGCGAGTTGGAGCTTTTTGAGCAATATTTTTGCCGCTTTTATTTTGTTTTTCACCTCCCCATTCAAAATTGGGGACTACATCTCGTTTAAGGAAAGCTCGGAGGATATGTTCGGCAAAGTGCACGACATGACGCTCGTGTATGTCTTTATTAAAAAAGACGAAGGTGGGACAATTTGTATTCCGAATAATGTTATTTTGCAACGAACGGTGATTAAATATTCAGCAAAAGAACACTTCCAACGCATAAACGCAAAATCATCTGGAGAAAAGGAATCTGATGGCAAAGAATAA
- a CDS encoding FG-GAP repeat domain-containing protein, translating into MRIIRVFITKVLFVAVLAPVVAITEIYATDTAGKNAIKSPVFYRKSIPIPNPIEKVVTGDFNGDGILDFAGVEKKGARLVIFYGRKNNPFVPRRFRLKSPTYDLKAADVNHDGKDDLLVLYGEPSMLRCFISRRNKKLVPAALLKTANNARKLEVEFHQNSRKIFAIGNGPGVETFLVGEKGALKSASVTFEKNTYKEITHGHLHSEEANENYLLCTDAVENKLFLMRDSKSDLFNEPVDYAFNAPIRGLAANDLNQNAIPDVILSLDASLKNGKNSQIQVVYDLGIETGVAPTTLKTSKNPGQLAVADINGDGLRDILYADNEEQTISVFWGLNKRQFSERTVLGCATTISDFLVADFNQDGVKEVLFCSTNLKKIVFFTTDADLKSPITYRQKRNLAQLKKIVCPPIPSEIMVSQNSRREDFFVVSQASGYASKLELNAQSARVFTQRLGARLRNAWRPADNALLSLLENKLSVQSCSSQFRFGKFNEFPVFSTDLQSAVLWWPKNSKSQFVLTLFDKGSQSILPRLQHFGIDAQTYAIKELMLESEVNLAQVQRFYAYAHEPKTMLVMEKSVGDGARLEAFRLEMSSGEKILLKKETLMKNEEMGSKVFPGRMVGVADLDKDEKMDFMFVHKGRIYFYLSSVSYAAQLNPYVFGASVDDFYRIMDLNQDGYLDVFVGKSKDTSLYILKGQKNGRFSKPHQLMKNVMVQAVVATQERGERKLAVANARTSTIDILSLKAFRFLN; encoded by the coding sequence ATGCGTATTATAAGGGTTTTTATAACGAAAGTTCTTTTTGTTGCAGTTCTTGCCCCTGTGGTTGCCATCACGGAAATTTATGCGACAGACACGGCAGGAAAAAATGCGATAAAATCCCCTGTTTTTTATAGGAAAAGTATCCCCATTCCGAATCCAATTGAAAAAGTTGTCACAGGTGATTTCAATGGTGATGGCATTTTGGATTTTGCGGGCGTCGAGAAAAAAGGGGCGCGTCTGGTGATTTTTTACGGCAGAAAAAACAACCCTTTTGTGCCGCGCCGCTTTCGCTTGAAATCGCCGACGTATGATCTAAAAGCCGCCGACGTGAATCATGATGGCAAAGATGATTTGTTGGTGCTTTATGGCGAGCCTTCGATGCTTCGGTGTTTTATTTCGCGCCGAAATAAAAAGCTTGTTCCCGCAGCGCTGCTAAAAACCGCAAACAACGCCCGAAAGCTTGAGGTGGAATTTCATCAAAATTCTCGCAAAATTTTTGCCATTGGTAATGGTCCTGGCGTCGAAACTTTTTTGGTGGGTGAAAAAGGCGCGCTGAAAAGTGCGTCGGTGACGTTTGAAAAAAACACCTATAAAGAGATTACCCATGGCCATTTGCACTCGGAAGAGGCCAATGAAAATTATCTGCTTTGCACAGATGCCGTCGAGAATAAGCTCTTTTTAATGCGCGATTCTAAAAGTGATCTGTTTAATGAGCCCGTCGATTACGCTTTTAACGCGCCTATTCGTGGTTTGGCTGCCAATGACTTGAATCAGAATGCGATTCCTGATGTCATTTTAAGCTTAGACGCGTCTCTGAAAAACGGAAAAAACTCTCAAATTCAGGTGGTGTATGATTTGGGGATTGAAACGGGCGTGGCGCCCACAACGCTCAAAACGAGCAAAAATCCCGGGCAACTGGCGGTTGCTGATATCAATGGCGACGGCCTGCGCGACATTCTTTATGCGGACAATGAAGAGCAAACCATTTCCGTTTTCTGGGGACTCAATAAACGCCAGTTTAGCGAGCGAACCGTTTTGGGCTGCGCGACAACCATCAGCGATTTTTTGGTTGCCGATTTTAATCAGGACGGAGTGAAAGAAGTGCTTTTTTGTTCAACGAACTTGAAAAAGATCGTTTTTTTTACGACTGACGCCGATCTAAAAAGTCCGATCACATATCGCCAAAAAAGAAATCTGGCTCAGCTGAAGAAGATCGTTTGTCCGCCAATTCCTTCGGAAATAATGGTGTCGCAGAATTCCAGGCGCGAAGATTTTTTTGTGGTGAGTCAAGCATCTGGCTATGCCAGCAAGCTGGAGCTAAATGCCCAGAGCGCGCGTGTTTTCACTCAACGCCTGGGCGCGCGGCTGCGAAACGCCTGGCGGCCTGCTGATAATGCGCTGCTAAGCCTTTTAGAAAATAAACTCTCGGTGCAGAGTTGCAGCAGTCAGTTTCGTTTTGGAAAGTTCAACGAATTTCCTGTTTTTTCAACTGATTTGCAAAGCGCGGTTTTATGGTGGCCAAAAAATTCAAAATCGCAATTTGTCCTGACGCTTTTTGATAAAGGCAGCCAAAGCATTTTACCCAGATTGCAGCATTTTGGCATTGATGCGCAAACTTACGCCATCAAAGAGTTGATGTTGGAAAGTGAAGTGAATTTGGCGCAAGTTCAGCGGTTTTATGCGTATGCGCACGAGCCAAAAACGATGCTGGTTATGGAAAAGTCGGTTGGTGATGGCGCTCGCCTTGAGGCGTTTAGGCTTGAAATGAGTTCGGGTGAAAAAATCCTGCTCAAAAAAGAGACCTTGATGAAAAATGAAGAAATGGGCTCAAAAGTCTTTCCGGGGAGAATGGTTGGCGTGGCTGATTTGGACAAAGATGAGAAAATGGATTTTATGTTTGTTCATAAAGGAAGAATTTATTTCTATTTGTCGTCAGTCTCGTATGCGGCTCAGTTGAACCCGTATGTATTTGGCGCTTCCGTCGATGATTTCTACCGAATTATGGATCTAAATCAGGATGGCTATTTGGATGTTTTCGTTGGCAAATCAAAAGATACCAGCTTGTATATTTTGAAAGGGCAAAAAAATGGACGTTTTTCTAAACCGCATCAGCTCATGAAAAATGTAATGGTTCAAGCTGTGGTGGCCACTCAAGAGCGTGGCGAAAGAAAGCTGGCCGTGGCGAATGCGCGGACAAGCACAATTGATATTTTATCGCTCAAAGCGTTTCGATTTTTAAACTAA
- a CDS encoding DNA alkylation repair protein, which produces MSKTKVERCSLEAIYDELNRLKNPEKAKILQRFFKTAPGEYAEGDIFLGIKVPEVRACLKLFETCSLEIVSELLRSKYHEARLLALLLLVKKFAKASENEKETIYRLYLENTRFINNWDLVDLSAEQIVGAFLFHQEKDTLFRLAESENLWERRIAMLASFHYIKKNHFGEALLLAKRLLHDEHDLIHKAVGWMLREIGKRNQEAEEGFLKEHYHTMPRTMLRYAIEKFPEPLRQAYLKGHV; this is translated from the coding sequence GTGAGCAAAACGAAGGTCGAGCGCTGCTCGTTAGAAGCGATTTATGATGAACTGAATCGCTTAAAAAATCCAGAAAAAGCAAAAATCTTGCAGCGCTTTTTTAAAACCGCGCCCGGAGAATATGCAGAAGGCGATATTTTTCTCGGCATAAAAGTGCCGGAAGTCCGCGCGTGCCTCAAACTTTTTGAAACTTGCAGCTTGGAAATCGTAAGCGAGCTATTGCGTTCGAAATACCATGAAGCTCGACTTTTAGCGCTGCTTTTGCTCGTGAAAAAATTTGCCAAAGCCAGTGAAAACGAGAAGGAAACGATTTATCGGCTTTATTTGGAAAATACACGGTTTATCAACAATTGGGATTTAGTGGATTTATCGGCGGAGCAGATTGTGGGCGCGTTTCTTTTCCATCAAGAAAAAGACACGCTTTTTCGGCTCGCCGAATCGGAAAATCTTTGGGAGCGGCGAATAGCGATGCTCGCGAGCTTTCATTACATCAAAAAAAATCATTTCGGTGAAGCGCTTTTGCTGGCGAAAAGGCTGCTTCACGACGAGCACGATCTCATTCATAAAGCGGTTGGCTGGATGCTTCGCGAAATTGGCAAACGCAACCAAGAAGCTGAGGAAGGATTTTTGAAAGAGCATTACCACACCATGCCAAGAACCATGCTTCGCTACGCGATTGAAAAATTTCCAGAGCCTTTGCGACAAGCTTACCTCAAAGGCCATGTATAA
- the fmt gene encoding methionyl-tRNA formyltransferase: protein MGTPHFSVPSLRKIAASDSGLQIKLVVTSPEKPRQSARSKPEPTPVKAVAMAFGLPVYEVEDVKSPEFLQKINEIRPDVIVVVAFRVLPPEVFTAAKIGTFNLHASLLPKYRGAAPINWSIINGDSETGVTTFFIQQKVDTGNIILQKKTEIGEHETATELAVRLSEIGGDAVLETLQMIQNGAVQLQVQDNALATKAPKLFKENTRIDWAAPAKKVNDMIRGLAERPTAWTTMNGKSVKIFQAAPCELSPVQALAAGEWLIQDGKLYVGCGEGVLDVKRLQFEGKKQMEVEVFLRGFRPNGDERFE from the coding sequence ATGGGAACGCCGCATTTTTCTGTGCCATCGCTTCGGAAAATTGCGGCTTCTGATTCTGGATTACAGATTAAGCTGGTTGTGACCAGCCCGGAAAAGCCTCGTCAATCCGCGCGAAGCAAGCCCGAGCCAACGCCTGTGAAAGCAGTGGCAATGGCGTTTGGCTTGCCGGTTTATGAAGTTGAGGACGTTAAAAGCCCCGAATTTTTGCAGAAAATAAATGAAATCCGCCCGGATGTAATTGTGGTTGTTGCGTTTCGCGTTTTGCCGCCGGAAGTTTTTACAGCGGCAAAAATTGGCACGTTCAATCTTCACGCGTCGCTTTTGCCAAAATATCGAGGTGCGGCGCCGATTAACTGGTCAATCATCAACGGCGATAGCGAAACCGGCGTCACGACATTTTTTATTCAGCAAAAAGTGGATACGGGCAATATCATTTTGCAAAAGAAAACCGAAATCGGCGAGCATGAAACGGCAACTGAATTGGCGGTAAGGCTTTCTGAAATTGGTGGAGATGCGGTTTTAGAAACGTTGCAAATGATTCAAAACGGCGCGGTTCAGCTTCAAGTTCAAGATAATGCGCTTGCAACCAAAGCCCCGAAGCTATTCAAAGAAAACACGCGAATTGATTGGGCAGCGCCAGCCAAAAAGGTAAATGATATGATTCGCGGGCTTGCTGAGCGTCCAACCGCATGGACGACGATGAATGGCAAGTCGGTAAAAATATTTCAAGCAGCGCCTTGTGAGCTTTCACCAGTTCAAGCTTTAGCCGCAGGCGAGTGGCTCATTCAGGATGGCAAGTTGTATGTTGGCTGTGGCGAAGGCGTGTTAGATGTCAAGCGACTACAATTTGAAGGCAAGAAGCAAATGGAAGTCGAAGTTTTTCTGCGAGGATTTCGCCCAAATGGCGATGAGCGATTTGAGTAG
- a CDS encoding aspartate aminotransferase family protein: MPDLEKSEPLTIEKENEIFFGTYARLPLHVTHGEGLYLYTSDGKKYLDMISGIGVNALGYGNERVLHAIQTQSAKFIHTSNLFMIDSQFQLAEKLIQVSGLSKVFFANSGTEAIEAAMKLSRKWASSRSSEKRKIYSLTNSFHGRTYGAVSLTAKPKYHEGFEPLVPETGYIEFNNIEDLENKVSGKTAAVFVEFVQGEGGIFPVSKAFLEKLDELRSQYDFLVVADEIQAGCGRTGKFFSYMNYDFAPDIVTVAKPLGGGLPLAAIIGNEKVATVLTKGSHGTTFGGNPVACAAGLALIEEIEEKGLLENSLKIGAYLKSQFDELKAKYSQIEEVRQIGLMIGISVKGESSPYVQKALQKGVILNATSGNVIRLLPPLTTTEQEAQLVVAVLDEIFAEENAAG, from the coding sequence ATGCCTGATTTGGAAAAATCGGAACCGCTAACCATAGAAAAGGAGAACGAAATTTTCTTTGGAACTTATGCGCGCTTGCCGCTTCATGTCACACATGGTGAAGGGCTTTATCTTTACACGTCAGATGGGAAAAAATATCTTGATATGATTTCCGGCATCGGCGTTAATGCGCTTGGCTACGGAAATGAGCGCGTTTTACACGCCATTCAAACACAGTCGGCCAAGTTTATCCACACCTCGAATCTATTTATGATTGATTCGCAGTTTCAATTGGCCGAAAAGCTGATTCAGGTCAGCGGGCTTTCAAAGGTGTTCTTTGCCAATAGCGGCACGGAAGCCATTGAAGCGGCCATGAAACTCTCAAGGAAATGGGCAAGCAGCCGCTCAAGCGAAAAGCGAAAAATCTATTCGCTCACCAATAGTTTCCATGGAAGAACTTATGGTGCGGTTTCCCTAACGGCAAAACCAAAATACCATGAAGGGTTTGAACCGTTAGTTCCAGAAACAGGCTATATCGAGTTTAATAATATTGAAGATCTTGAAAACAAGGTTTCTGGAAAAACAGCTGCCGTTTTTGTTGAATTTGTTCAGGGAGAAGGCGGCATTTTTCCAGTGTCGAAAGCCTTTTTAGAAAAGCTTGACGAACTGAGAAGCCAGTACGATTTTCTCGTGGTGGCCGATGAAATTCAAGCAGGCTGCGGACGAACTGGCAAATTTTTCTCTTACATGAACTATGATTTTGCGCCAGATATTGTCACAGTTGCAAAACCGTTAGGCGGCGGATTGCCATTAGCAGCCATCATCGGAAACGAAAAAGTTGCCACCGTGCTCACAAAAGGCTCTCACGGCACAACTTTTGGCGGAAACCCGGTTGCTTGCGCCGCAGGACTTGCCTTAATTGAGGAAATCGAAGAAAAAGGGCTTTTGGAAAATTCGCTAAAAATTGGGGCTTATTTGAAAAGCCAGTTCGATGAGCTCAAAGCTAAATACAGCCAAATAGAAGAAGTCCGGCAAATCGGCCTCATGATCGGCATTTCTGTAAAGGGCGAATCCAGCCCTTATGTGCAAAAAGCGCTGCAAAAAGGCGTTATTTTAAATGCAACCAGCGGAAATGTTATCCGTTTGTTGCCGCCGCTTACGACTACTGAGCAAGAAGCACAATTAGTCGTGGCCGTGCTGGATGAAATTTTTGCAGAGGAGAACGCGGCAGGTTAA
- the cysK gene encoding cysteine synthase A: MNIYPSIGHTIGRTPLVKLNKLSKETDANIYLKLEFFNPLGSVKDRIGKAMIDAAEKDGKITPSTLIVEPTSGNTGIALAFVCAERGYKLCLTMPETMSNERKKLLRHLGAELVLTDGSLGMKGAIEKANEICELEKNAFMPNQFGNPANPAAHKVTTAEEIWHDTEGSVDVFIAGVGTGGTITGVSTALKAKKPGVKTLAVEPAGSPVLSGGAAGAHKIQGIGAGFVPSILDRSVIDDVVTVTDDAAFETARALAKEEGILCGISSGAAVSAAIAYAKKQLSQKENIVVIVPSTGERYISTALFL, encoded by the coding sequence ATGAATATTTACCCATCGATCGGCCACACAATTGGCCGCACGCCGCTTGTTAAGCTAAATAAACTTAGCAAAGAGACTGACGCCAACATTTACCTTAAACTGGAGTTTTTCAATCCGCTTGGAAGCGTGAAAGATCGCATCGGAAAAGCGATGATCGATGCCGCTGAAAAAGATGGAAAAATTACCCCAAGCACTTTAATTGTAGAGCCAACAAGCGGCAACACGGGCATCGCGCTTGCTTTTGTTTGCGCCGAACGCGGCTATAAACTCTGCCTCACCATGCCCGAAACCATGAGCAACGAGCGGAAAAAATTGCTTCGGCATCTTGGTGCGGAGTTGGTTTTAACCGATGGCTCGCTTGGCATGAAAGGCGCTATCGAAAAAGCCAACGAAATTTGCGAGCTTGAAAAAAATGCGTTCATGCCCAATCAGTTTGGCAACCCAGCCAATCCAGCGGCGCACAAAGTCACCACAGCTGAGGAAATTTGGCACGACACAGAAGGCAGCGTAGATGTGTTCATCGCGGGCGTTGGCACGGGCGGCACGATCACGGGCGTTTCCACTGCGCTGAAAGCCAAAAAGCCTGGCGTAAAAACCCTCGCCGTTGAACCTGCCGGATCTCCCGTTCTTTCGGGCGGCGCTGCTGGCGCGCATAAAATTCAAGGCATCGGCGCAGGATTTGTCCCGAGCATTCTCGATCGAAGTGTTATCGATGACGTCGTGACCGTCACAGATGATGCGGCGTTCGAAACCGCCAGAGCACTGGCCAAAGAGGAAGGTATTTTGTGTGGGATTTCATCCGGCGCAGCAGTTTCTGCTGCAATTGCTTACGCGAAAAAGCAGCTTTCGCAAAAAGAAAACATCGTCGTGATTGTGCCAAGCACCGGCGAGCGCTACATCAGCACGGCCTTATTTTTGTAA